Proteins from a genomic interval of Osmia bicornis bicornis chromosome 11, iOsmBic2.1, whole genome shotgun sequence:
- the LOC114877729 gene encoding troponin C, isoallergen Bla g 6.0301 isoform X2 translates to MADELPPEQIAVLRKAFDSFDREKSGSIPTDMVADILRLMGQPFNKKILDELIEEVDADKSGRLEFEEFVTLAAKFIVEEDAEALEKELREAFRLYDKEGNGYIPTTCLREILRELDDQLTDEELDIMIEEIDSDGSGTVDFDEFMEMMTGE, encoded by the exons GCCGACGAACTTCCCCCTGAACAAATTGCTG TCCTTCGCAAAGCGTTCGACAGCTTCGACAGGGAGAAGAGTGGCAGTATTCCCACCGACATGGTGGCCGACATCCTAAGATTAATGGGTCAACCGTTCAACAAGAAGATCCTGGATGAGCTGATCGAGGAAGTCGACGCGGACA AATCAGGACGCCTCGAATTCGAAGAGTTCGTCACATTGGCTGCTAAATTCATCGTCGAAGAGGATGCGGAAGCATTGGAGAAGGAACTTCGAGAAGCTTTCAGGCTCTACGACAAAGAag GAAATGGCTACATACCAACTACATGCTTGCGTGAAATCTTGAGAGAACTGGATGATCAACTGACCGACGAGGAATTGGATATCATGATTGAGGAGATCGACTCCGATGGATCTGGCACCGTTGACTTTGATG AATTCATGGAGATGATGACCGGAGAATAA
- the LOC114877729 gene encoding troponin C, isoallergen Bla g 6.0301 isoform X1 — protein MVCSIDDIADELPPEQIAVLRKAFDSFDREKSGSIPTDMVADILRLMGQPFNKKILDELIEEVDADKSGRLEFEEFVTLAAKFIVEEDAEALEKELREAFRLYDKEGNGYIPTTCLREILRELDDQLTDEELDIMIEEIDSDGSGTVDFDEFMEMMTGE, from the exons GCCGACGAACTTCCCCCTGAACAAATTGCTG TCCTTCGCAAAGCGTTCGACAGCTTCGACAGGGAGAAGAGTGGCAGTATTCCCACCGACATGGTGGCCGACATCCTAAGATTAATGGGTCAACCGTTCAACAAGAAGATCCTGGATGAGCTGATCGAGGAAGTCGACGCGGACA AATCAGGACGCCTCGAATTCGAAGAGTTCGTCACATTGGCTGCTAAATTCATCGTCGAAGAGGATGCGGAAGCATTGGAGAAGGAACTTCGAGAAGCTTTCAGGCTCTACGACAAAGAag GAAATGGCTACATACCAACTACATGCTTGCGTGAAATCTTGAGAGAACTGGATGATCAACTGACCGACGAGGAATTGGATATCATGATTGAGGAGATCGACTCCGATGGATCTGGCACCGTTGACTTTGATG AATTCATGGAGATGATGACCGGAGAATAA